A genomic window from Punica granatum isolate Tunisia-2019 chromosome 2, ASM765513v2, whole genome shotgun sequence includes:
- the LOC116197494 gene encoding pectinesterase-like: MSHPKRKLFVTLSILPFIVGAFLLLSLWTPVSGSEHHTLIRSSCSSTLYPDVCFSAISSSSVPSWEMKTPKDVIRVALEHTVLSTQHNYFNIKKKLASRALLTVRERTALHDCLNMVDQSLDELRATLHDLQDYPNTNRSIAQYADDLQTLLSAAMTNQESCLDGFSHDRGDKKVRQSLLTGQMHVFRMCSNSLAMIKNMTDTDMAERRSILEIKEHKLPGRELGAEEEGNTRGWPKWLSAGNRRLLQATTVTPDITVAADGSGNYRTVAAAVAAAPEGSTRRFIIRIKAGVYRENVEIPKKKTNLMFVGDGRTTTIITGSRNVVDGSTTFNSATVAVVGDGFLARDITFQNTAGPSKHQAVALRVNADLCAFYRCDMLAYQDTLYVHSLRQFYVGCLIAGTVDFIFGNAAAVLQDCDIHARRPNSGQRNMVTAQGRDDPNQNTGISIQKCRIGATSDLLAVKGSFETYLGRPWKMYSRTLVMQSAISDIIHPAGWYPWDGNFALDTLYYAEYANTGAGPSTANRVTWKGYRGVITAAEAQAFTASQFIAGGSWLANTGFPYSLGL; encoded by the exons ATGTCTCACCCCAAGCGCAAGCTCTTTGTTACCCTCTCTATTCTCCCATTCATCGTTGGTGCTTTCCTATTGCTCTCCTTGTGGACTCCCGTCTCCGGTTCTGAGCATCATACCCTCATCCGATCCTCATGCAGCTCTACACTTTACCCCGACGTCTGCTTTTCTGCAATCTCGTCCTCCTCAGTCCCATCCTGGGAGATGAAGACGCCGAAGGATGTGATAAGAGTGGCCCTAGAGCACACAGTCTTATCAACGCAGCATAACTACTTTAACATCAAGAAGAAGCTCGCATCCCGGGCCCTCCTAACGGTCCGTGAGAGGACCGCGCTTCATGACTGCCTCAACATGGTGGACCAAAGTCTTGACGAGCTCCGGGCCACCCTCCATGACTTGCAGGACTATCCCAACACCAATAG GTCGATCGCACAGTATGCAGACGACCTGCAAACACTCCTCAGTGCAGCCATGACCAATCAGGAGTCGTGCCTGGATGGGTTCTCACACGACCGGGGTGATAAGAAGGTACGACAGTCCCTGCTGACCGGTCAGATGCATGTGTTCCGCATGTGCAGTAACTCGCTCGCCATGATCAAGAACATGACTGACACTGACATGGCAGAGCGGAGGAGCATACTAGAGATCAAGGAACATAAGTTACCTG GGAGAGAGCTGGGAGCAGAGGAGGAGGGCAACACAAGGGGGTGGCCAAAGTGGCTGTCGGCCGGGAACAGGAGGTTGCTTCAGGCCACAACAGTGACTCCGGACATCACAGTAGCGGCTGACGGGAGCGGCAATTACAGGACAGTGGCTGCAGCTGTGGCGGCTGCTCCGGAGGGAAGCACAAGGAGGTTTATAATAAGGATCAAGGCGGGGGTGTACAGAGAGAATGTGGAGATTCCGAAGAAGAAGACCAACCTCATGTTTGTTGGAGACGGGAGGACCACCACCATTATCACAGGCAGCAGAAACGTCGTCGACGGCAGCACAACCTTCAACTCTGCTACTGTCG CCGTAGTCGGGGACGGGTTCTTGGCAAGAGACATCACTTTCCAGAACACCGCAGGGCCATCGAAGCACCAAGCAGTTGCACTGCGTGTCAACGCGGATTTGTGTGCTTTTTACCGGTGTGATATGCTCGCATACCAGGACACACTCTACGTCCACTCCCTCCGTCAGTTCTATGTTGGGTGCCTCATCGCAGGCACGGTGGACTTCATCTTTGGGAATGCAGCTGCTGTGCTTCAAGATTGCGATATCCATGCCCGTCGACCCAACTCTGGCCAAAGGAACATGGTCACTGCTCAGGGCCGCGATGATCCGAACCAAAACACAG GAATATCAATACAGAAATGCAGAATTGGTGCGACCTCGGACCTGCTAGCGGTGAAAGGCAGCTTTGAGACATACCTGGGACGACCTTGGAAGATGTACTCGAGGACACTGGTAATGCAGAGTGCGATCAGTGACATCATCCACCCGGCGGGTTGGTACCCGTGGGATGGCAATTTTGCACTCGATACACTCTACTATGCAGAATATGCCAACACGGGTGCCGGGCCGAGTACTGCGAATCGGGTGACCTGGAAGGGCTACAGGGGGGTCATTACAGCTGCTGAGGCGCAGGCTTTCACTGCCTCTCAATTTATTGCCGGGGGCAGCTGGTTGGCCAACACAGGCTTCCCTTACTCTCTTGGCCTCTAA
- the LOC116193730 gene encoding pectinesterase/pectinesterase inhibitor PPE8B-like, whose translation MGRGQSITLFPFLLVTFKHSHILRYTASLNCIFFLILWTSLYSDHTKVNSHLNSLRLLPLLALCFVSTLLASASGSDIPVTEFLAVPADDFLSSLGNAMELVRNANSAAHSFVFGRNGDVGISSKNSFSDCIDLLDLSADALGWSVTAIQNPSSRNDIGTCGISSDLKAWLSGALALHETCLKGFEGTETSQKSILPVQSLLRHSSSAIADLLHMVRPSTGRAFTKKCDQLPSWFNLDDNQVLEAGMNHELVPDVVVAQDGTGNHRTITEAVKVAPINSTHRHVIPVEKGVYREKVEIKNNNWNTVMVGQGMDATIVSWNQSVGPNVTTYKTATFSVTGRGFIACNMTFKNTAGPEWNQSVALRSDSDMSVFFRGGIRAYQDTLYPHSFRQFYRECQISGTIDFICGNAAAVFQYCEILVRRGRPDEVTNTITANSRSNGSETTGFSFQRCNILADSSLVLYVNMTNTFLGRPWRKFSMTVFMKSYMTEIIHPLGWVPWNASRLYLETLYYEEYQNHGPRARTTGRVNWSGYHLIDSAEASNFTVARLIEGDLWLTSTGIAYASGLDPETRVPLRAHNTSGNCWSTCLCN comes from the exons GACAAAGTATCACTCTATTTCCTTTCCTGCTAGTCACCTTCAAGCATTCACATATCCTTAGATACACGGCCTCTCTAAACTGCATCTTCTTCCTAATTCTCTGGACCTCCCTCTACAGTGACCACACTAAAGTTAATAGCCACCTCAATTCACTTCGTCTCTTACCTCTCCTTGCACTCTGTTTCGTCTCCACTCTCCTTGCTTCTGCTTCGGGATCTGATATTCCGGTGACAGAGTTCCTAGCAGTCCCAGCAGACGACTTCCTGAGCTCACTTGGAAATGCCATGGAATTGGTTAGGAATGCCAATTCCGCTGCGCATTCCTTTGTCTTTGGTAGGAATGGTGACGTGGGCATCTCCTCCAAGAATTCCTTTTCGGACTGCATTGACTTGCTCGACTTGTCCGCTGATGCCTTGGGCTGGTCCGTCACTGCCATTCAGAATCCTAGCAGCA GAAATGATATTGGCACGTGTGGTATAAGTTCAGATCTAAAAGCATGGCTCAGCGGTGCACTTGCACTCCACGAAACATGCCTGAAAGGGTTTGAAGGCACTGAAACTAGCCAAAAATCCATATTACCAGTTCAAAGTCTGCTAAGACACAGTAGTTCGGCCATCGCAGATCTTCTCCACATGGTCCGCCCATCCACAGGTCGGGCCTTCACTAAGAAGTGTGACCAGTTGCCTTCGTGGTTCAACCTTGACGACAATCAGGTTCTTGAAGCTGGAATGAACCATGAGCTGGTTCCCGATGTGGTGGTAGCGCAAGATGGCACTGGGAATCACAGAACTATAACTGAAGCAGTAAAGGTTGCACCTATTAATAGTACGCACAGACATGTGATTCCCGTAGAGAAGGGAGTGTACAGAGAAAAGGTGGAGATAAAGAATAACAATTGGAACACTGTGATGGTGGGACAAGGTATGGATGCGACGATCGTGTCTTGGAACCAGAGTGTTGGTCCCAATGTCACAACATATAAGACAGCAACTTTCA GCGTCACAGGCAGAGGATTTATCGCATGCAACATGACGTTTAAGAACACGGCAGGGCCAGAGTGGAACCAATCAGTCGCCCTAAGGTCTGACTCAGACATGTCGGTGTTCTTCCGGGGTGGCATCAGGGCCTACCAAGATACCCTGTACCCGCATTCCTTCCGACAGTTCTACCGGGAATGCCAGATTAGTGGGACAATCGACTTCATCTGTGGGAATGCTGCTGCTGTGTTCCAGTACTGTGAGATCCTGGTCAGGAGGGGCAGGCCAGATGAGGTGACCAACACCATAACTGCGAACTCGCGATCGAATGGCAGTGAAACCACAGGATTCTCGTTCCAGCGGTGCAATATCTTGGCGGATTCGAGCCTAGTGCTGTACGTGAACATGACAAATACATTCCTAGGAAGGCCATGGAGGAAGTTCTCGATGACAGTCTTCATGAAGTCTTACATGACTGAGATCATTCATCCTCTGGGTTGGGTCCCGTGGAACGCATCCAGATTGTATTTAGAGACACTGTATTATGAGGAGTACCAGAACCATGGGCCCAGAGCCAGAACTACCGGACGCGTTAATTGGTCAGGGTATCATCTCATCGACTCGGCCGAAGCCTCTAACTTCACAGTGGCCCGACTTATTGAGGGTGACCTTTGGTTGACATCAACAGGCATTGCATATGCATCGGGCCTAGATCCTGAAACCCGTGTTCCTCTCCGAGCCCACAACACATCCGGAAACTGCTGGAGCACATGTTTATGTAATTGA